CGATTGTTCCCTTCCATCAACTTCATAAACCATCCCTCTGATGCATACAACCCCTTGAGTATCGGAGTATGGAAAATGGGGCGGTTTCCTTCCTTGTACACGTAAACTTTGAGTAGACGTTCCATAAGTTCGTAGCTCCTGAGGTTTATAACTGATTCGAGTATGTCAAGATTACCCTTTTTAATGGGAAAACACTACCAAACAGACCATATGATACAGAGTAGTACTAAACTTTTTTCTACATAACGAACCATTATACCATTACTATTTTACCTCTTAAACATGGAAACATTACGGAATATTGGAGGGTAGAGTTCTCGATCAATTGTTACAAGAGGAGCATTCTCTATCTCCCTTCTTGCAGCCAATATCTCCTCGTCTCTCCTAGAAGACCAACGCGGTCGCTACATTGGAGAACCAACTGTATTGATAACTAAATGTTCGTTCGTTCATATAGAGGTACAAAGAAACTTAGAAGGGACGTACGTACCATTGCGCGTGAAGATCTACGGTGCCTTGTTAAAGTCCGATTCATCTCATCTATTGTGGTCACAGTTTTCGGTGGAAGATCACAacgcatcttcttcttcttactcactTTCGTAGTACTATTTTCCAAAACAGGAGCAGCTATGGAGGAGCCTCCACTCAAAACAGAGCTCTTCTGACTTTGCAAAGACACATTTTGCATCACAATTTTCTGTGAAGGAAAATGACTGTCACTCACATTGCTTCCAGCCACTTGTTTGACGATGACAGTATCATTCACATCTTCAAAGCTCTCAAAATCAGCAATGTCTACAAACCCTTCATCATCCTCTGGCTCATTCCGTTGACTCACAAAACCGTTATTCTCCAAGACTGTAGTAGGAGGAGACGCAGAGACGTTAACCGCAAGTGTGTTCCTGAGAAGAGCGGTTTGTGGTGGAGTCATCATCAACGCATTGTGCTCATTGGGAAGTTTGAGTCTTCTGCCATCAGGCAAGAGATATCTTCCGTATGAAAGTAACAACAAGATGTGAGTAAGAGCCAGAACCGCGACCAGAACAGCCCATGTCGGCTTTCCACTTCGGGAAAGTTTTCGCAGCTCAGATCTAATCTCCATGAGAGGAAGGAAATTCACACAGATTCAAAAAAACCGACGAAACAAGTCAAGTTCGTGTCTTTTTAACAGCGACCTTGAGAAACTTTATCCTACCGACACTATCAAGAAAAAAAGGGTCGTTGGTCAACTCCCTCCTAATTAAGACTTTTGTAAGTTGACAATGTATATTTTTGTCCGGAAGTTactaaaaagagaaagaaactcaACAAACCTAATTGTAGAAAGGACAtggagatcagataatggagtccaagagaaaggaagaagaagtgAAGTGATCTGCTTCTCCTCTTTGACGACCTTTTTGACTCGAACGGAGGTTTCCGGTGACGACAAAAAGAATAATTGTCCAACAAACCAAACCAGTTTACTAAATTCTAATAACTCGAACAATTGGAGAATTAAACCGAAACAAACAAAATACGAGTTGTACCAAACCAAATCGATACCATAACCAAAGCAATATAAACCAGTCGGTTTGATCTGCTTAAACTGAACCAACAACCACCCGGTTTAATAGTCAGGctactctgttttgttttttcctcACGCTACTCTGTTTCATATCATTGTTTGCTTCCCCGAGAGAGTGAAGCAACAATCTCCACAGCAACTGCATGTAAACGGCACTTGCatatgggttagtcgatcctaagagttgGAGGAAATCCGTCTGATagtgcgcgaacttcgaaaaaGGATctggttaaaattccggaatcGAGTGGCCGTTGATTTCAGATAGGGAGTCTGGGACGACGGCGAGAATTCCGGAAAAGAGATAATAAAACCACTGAATTCTCCAATATTTCAGATAGGAGTTAGTGTTTAAAGTGTTCCTTTACTGGACAGCTCTGAGAGTGGCTCTACACAAAATCTACTACAAACTGGTTCCTCAGTTATAAACCACTTCACTCTACTTATGTCTGTACCTTCCATTTACTGCTCCGTTTACATGAAGACTCTGCTGTTCTTGCGCTTTTGAAAAACTGTGATGGCCGAGTTGGTGTTTATGGAGACAAAaattaacttggcagtagccaCATGGTGTCACCAACTGCTACTGGCTCCTAAAGAAAATGCTAGATTTCACTAGTTACTACATGGGCAGTACTGTAGTTTTCTCTCcaaattttggaaaacatattCACACATAGTCGCAGACGAGTATGTCTTCCACATACTCTTATGTGGTCGGAAAAGGAGCTAATCTGTCAGAGCGACTCcagattttgaaatttgaagTATTGGGAACTAAAAAGTATGGCTTACACGTCAGAGGAAGGAACCGTAGGTTGCCTGATTATTGTGGCATTGATTTAGGTCGTGGCTTGAATACTACAATGGAGAATACAAGATCAGCACGTTGGAGATCAGCTAAGGATGAAAGTTAGTTTAGTTCTTCCAGGAGCAAGTATCTGGGAGGCCTTTTCAATAGGGACGATGTAAATTTTtgttacctttttttttctaatcagTTTTGGAGGGACTATTGGAATTCTATATAAATTTGCTCTCAATTTGCAGATTGACATGTCATTTCTGGTTGTTACTCGCTGGATAGTACCTGCCGGTGCTGCAGCTGGTGGTAACATTCCCAGCTTTTTTTACATTCAAGTTTGGTTAACCTTTGGTAAAATAGGATTCTTGTTTCCCAAGTATGGTATCAACCTTTGCCGGTTTTCAATTTGATTTGATGGTTTGTGTTGTAGGAGTTCTAGTGCTACTAAGCATATAGAGAATCATGCAAAAGAGGCCTAGGCGGAGAAGGGCATCTGGGTCTAATCGATCAGCCTAACATATAGCCGTGTGAGCTGGGTCCATTAGATTTTGCCTGCCTAGAGTAGGGCtaggcgttcgggtacccattcgggtttcggattTTTGGGGTCAAAAATTTTAgcctcattcggatatttttaaatttcggttcgggttcggttcggatcttttcgggttcggttcgggttcggataacccatttaaaatgtttttaaattttcaaaattcattatatactttaaattttcaaaatctataagaaacataatatattacatataaattttcataacatatatgtcaaaataccttaatttaacatataaattggttttctttgaatatttggataaaggatcaatagatatttaactattttggtgttttcagtatactttacctattttaaacatttacttttgactatttgcatatattttccgagtattttggaaaacttaaaggtatcttatatatttttaatatacattatatataaaaataatgtatatatttaagtatataaatttatttcggatacattcgggtacccaaaatatttcggttcggatcgggttcggtttcggttctttaaataccaaaattttgaacccattcggatatttaatcaatttcggttcggattcggtgctactttttcggatcgggttcggttcggtttttcgggttcggattttttgcccagccctagccTAGAGCTACTCATTTAACCTTTTTGTAGCTTTTTACTGCCATTTACAGTGACCACAGAATGTAGTTTCACTTTTACATTTCTACAGCTGGCGATTTTGTTTTAGGAGATCAATTTCTAAAAACTTTACCAAAGCTCTTAACTAATGAacattaaaataatgaaaaaaatgaagtgGAACAAATTAATAGAAATGGaaactatttattatttattgttttataattctttaaaattagaagaataagaaagaactgttatgaatattatgtttatggatgtccagcccattagatatttacttgtaatcttggtCCGTTTATGGCtcattgtatttaggcccatgtcgccatgtatttcctatataaggaacactttgattcaataataaaacagagttttcacaacacgttatcagcacgaaactCTGAAATCCCGAGCTAtctcaaaaaccctaattgacggcgccacttcaaacagctcgttctcttcaaccgtaaggatccagacgacgagccacatatcaaattgaagctcttgacgagacgaatccaacgccgtcggccTTGACTCTATCTGACGTCGGACGCGCTCTCAATCGctattctaagacgcgccgtcaagtgacctaaaaccctaatttcggctGCAACTTCAAACTGTCATATCTCTCTAACCGTAAGGACTCAGATGACGATCAACCTATCAATttgaagctctcgacgagaagaatccagtgCCGCAAACGTCACATCAATCCGAGTTCAGACGCGCGTTCACCTCCCGTTTTAAGCTGCGCcgtcaaaaccctaatccatctacgatctctctttctcttggtgGTCCGGTTTCAGATCTTCTCTAAACAAAGGTAAACTGTCTGAAACTCTAAAAGAGAACACAAACAATCGAATTTGGCTTGATGTTAAAGATTATGACAATTAAAATCTTGCAAAATCCCTAACAACCTAGATTAATAAGTCCAAACCCATCCATGAGTAAATCGGAGCTCTTAAACCtaaagttcgatatgagattgttaatcaattaaaatcacaGCCTCAATGGCTTGCTGAATCTcgaaaacatcattgatctgaatgatcaaatcgattttaaactttgaagttgatcatctcctaaaacataattatgatcgatttcttataaaccttaaaaacctactataaaaaaaaaactttatattttcagaatatttctagaaaatgaaactttctatttttagaaacttactataaaagaaaactttctattttctgaaacttactataaaaggaaactttctatttttagaaacttactataaaaggaaactttctattttctgaaatttactataaaaggaaactttctatttttagaaacttactataaaagg
The sequence above is drawn from the Raphanus sativus cultivar WK10039 chromosome 7, ASM80110v3, whole genome shotgun sequence genome and encodes:
- the LOC108814165 gene encoding probable glycosyltransferase At3g07620, producing the protein MEIRSELRKLSRSGKPTWAVLVAVLALTHILLLLSYGRYLLPDGRRLKLPNEHNALMMTPPQTALLRNTLAVNVSASPPTTVLENNGFVSQRNEPEDDEGFVDIADFESFEDVNDTVIVKQVAGSNVSDSHFPSQKIVMQNVSLQSQKSSVLSGGSSIAAPVLENSTTKVSKKKKMRCDLPPKTVTTIDEMNRTLTRHRRSSRAMRPRWSSRRDEEILAARREIENAPLVTIDRELYPPIFRNVSMFKRSYELMERLLKVYVYKEGNRPIFHTPILKGLYASEGWFMKLMEGNNRYTVKDPRRAHLYYMPFSARMLEYKLYVRNSHNRTNLRQFLKEYTEHISSKYPFFNRTGGADHFLVACHDWAPYETRHHMEHCIKALCNADVTAGFKIGRDISLPETYVRAAKNPLRDLGGKPPSQRRILAFYAGSMHGYLRTILLQHWKDKDPEMRIYGRMPLGVASKMNYIDQMKSSRYCLCPKGYEVNSPRVVESIFYECVPVIISDNFVPPFFEVLDWSAFSVIVAEKDIPMLKEILMSIPEEKYVKMQMAVRKAQRHFLWHAKPERYDLFHMVLHSIWYNRVFQVKRR